The Archangium primigenium genomic interval CCCGGCCCGACGTGGAGGCGCCCGTCGCGGACGCGCCGCCCGTGGGCTATGCCCACCTCGCGGTCTCGTTGGGCTCGCGCGAGGCGGTGGATGCGATGGCGGAGCGCTTCCGGCGCGAGGGTCATCCCGTGGTGGACGGCCCTCGCCAGACGGGGGACGGGTACTACGAGTGTGTGGTGCTCGACCCCGAGGGCAACCGCATCGAAGTCACCGTGTGAGGGCTCCCTAAAGACAGACGCCGCCCGGGCCCTGTTCACTTGTGCGCCCGGGTCGGGTGTCCGACGGCGCGGCGTGTTGAGTCATGTCCGCTTGGGCGCCGGGGCCATTTGTCTCGTGTGCCTTCCCCGCTAGCGTGGCGCGCCACGCGGTTGGGGGAGTGGCCCGAGGAGGATGCCCATGATGATGCGCGAGAGGCTGGCGTTGAGTGTCCTGGTGCTGACCGTGGGAAGCACGGCCTGTCGGGACTCCGAGGTCTCCCCACAGGGGTCGTCCGCGCCGCCCGCCCCGCCCACCCGGGGCGCCAAGGTGGCCTGGGTGGAGTACCAGGCCGAGGCGGGCCAGACGAACGCGCGGCGGGAGGCCACCGCCATCGAGGCCGAGGCCGTGGGCCGTGAGGCGGTCCGGCTGGAGAAGGTGGGGGACTTCGTGGCCTTCACCGCCACCAAGGCCGCCAATTCCATCGTCGTGCGTCTGTCCATTCCCGACGCGCCGACGGGGGGAGGCCTCGACGCCACCCTGGGCCTCTACGTGAAGGGCCAGCGCGTCCAGACGCTCCCGGTGACCTCGCGCTACTCCTGGGTGTACCAGGGCGCGGGCCTCGACCCGTCCGACGACCCGGCCCGGGGCGAGCCGCATGCCTTCTTCGACGAGGTGCGCGCCCGGGTGGACGGCTTTCCCGCGGGCACGGAGGTGAAGCTCCAGAAGGATGACGAGGACACCGCGGCGTTCTACGTGATCGACCTCGTCGACCTGGAGCTGGTCGCGCCGCCCCTGTCGAAGCCGGCGGACCTCCTCTCCATCACCGACCACGGCGCGACGCCGGACGATGGCGGGGATGATGGGGAGGCCATCCAGCGGGCCCTCGACGCGGCGGTGGCGGAGGGGTGGGCGGGCGTCTGGATTCCGCCGGGCACGTTCCGCGTCGACGCGGAGCGGTTGTCGCTCCAGGGCCTCCAGGTGCGAGGCGCGGGCATGTGGTACTCCCGCCTCCAGGGCAGGCGGAGCACGCTGTCCTGCCCGGGCGCGGGCGGCTGCCACTTCGCCGACTTCTCGCTCCTCGGCGAGGGGTCGCTCCCCGACGCCCACGCGCCCGCCCATGGGTTTCACGGGGAGCTGGGCGAGGACACGGTCATCGAGAACGTCTGGGTCGAGCACGTGGAGGCGGGCATCTGGTCCGGCGCCGAGGGCTCCGCGCACCCGACGGATGGCCTGGTCGTCAAGGGCTCGCGCTTTCGCAACCTCACCGGGCAGGGCATCCACCTCGCCCACGGCACGCGCAACTCGGTGGTGGAGCACTCGCACTTCCGCAACACGGGGGCCGACGCGCTGGTCATCGGCGCCGAGGGCGTGGCGGGAGAGGCCGCCGGCCATGACAACGTCTTGCGCCACAACAGCGTGCAGATGTCCTGGCGGGGCAGCTGCTTCGCCCTCCTCGGCGGCTCCGGCAACACGCTCGAGGACAGTACCTGCGAGGGCGACACGGGCGGTTAGGCCCGCGGGGGGGCTCAGCGCTTGCCCGGGACGTGGGCCGCCGGCTCCTGCTCCGGCGCTTCCTCCGGCGCCTCCAGGCTCCCCGTGGAGATCAGCACCCCCGTGGGCTCCTCGCTGGTGGCGAACACCGGGCCTTCCGGACGCGTCTCGTGGTCGCGGTCTCCGGAGGTGGGCGCCAGGCGCCGCAGCGCCATGGCCTCCTGGACCAGGCGCGCCAGCTCCTCCTGGCCCTGGGGGTAGGGGGCCGCCGCTCCCGTCAGCTCGCACAGCCGCTCGCGCAGCCGCAGGCCCCGGGGCGTGCGCTCCGACACCCGCCACTCCAACAGGCCCATGATGGCGGCATCCAGCTGGGGGGGAATCTCCGGACGGTAGGTGGAGGGCGGCAGGAGGAAGGCGGGCGGACTGCTGCGCAGGGTGTCCGAGGCATCCTCTCCATGGAAGACGCGCCGGCCGGTGAGGGCTTCGTGCAGCGTGAGGCCGAGCGCGAAGAGGTCCGCCCGGCCATCGAAGGGCTCGCCCCGGGCCTGCTCTGGCGCCATGTAGCCGAGCTTGCCGCGCACGCGGTCCGCCTGGGTGAGGCGCACGTGGATGGCCGCCCGGGCCACGCCGAAGTCCCCGAGCTTCACCTCGCCGATGCGCGACAGCAGGATGTTGGGGGGATTGACGTCGCGGTGCACGAGGTTGAGCGGGGTGCCATCGCTCGCGGTGCGCCGGTGCACGTAGTCGAGCGCCTGGCCCATCTCCGCCCCGATGAGCGCCACCGCCG includes:
- a CDS encoding VOC family protein — its product is MRIEHVALWTRDIERLRSFYETYFRASAGPRYVNERKRFTSYFLSFESGARLEIMSRPDVEAPVADAPPVGYAHLAVSLGSREAVDAMAERFRREGHPVVDGPRQTGDGYYECVVLDPEGNRIEVTV
- a CDS encoding glycosyl hydrolase family 28-related protein, yielding MMMRERLALSVLVLTVGSTACRDSEVSPQGSSAPPAPPTRGAKVAWVEYQAEAGQTNARREATAIEAEAVGREAVRLEKVGDFVAFTATKAANSIVVRLSIPDAPTGGGLDATLGLYVKGQRVQTLPVTSRYSWVYQGAGLDPSDDPARGEPHAFFDEVRARVDGFPAGTEVKLQKDDEDTAAFYVIDLVDLELVAPPLSKPADLLSITDHGATPDDGGDDGEAIQRALDAAVAEGWAGVWIPPGTFRVDAERLSLQGLQVRGAGMWYSRLQGRRSTLSCPGAGGCHFADFSLLGEGSLPDAHAPAHGFHGELGEDTVIENVWVEHVEAGIWSGAEGSAHPTDGLVVKGSRFRNLTGQGIHLAHGTRNSVVEHSHFRNTGADALVIGAEGVAGEAAGHDNVLRHNSVQMSWRGSCFALLGGSGNTLEDSTCEGDTGG